From a single Gloeocapsa sp. PCC 73106 genomic region:
- a CDS encoding thiamine phosphate synthase, with product MNSILRILDANLNRAREGLRIIEEWCRFGLDNPDLAQKCKFMRQELASWHVVDLKLSRNTPGDVGTTLSHPLEEQRSDIQGLLQANISRVQEALRVLEEYGKLYDQAMGKSFKQMRYQVYTLESELLGYQQHQRLQKAQLYLVTSPQENLCTIVEQALKGGLSLVQYRSKQGDDLDRLAEVSKLRQLCYQHNALFIINDRLDLAQAVQADGVHLGQKDLPIAVARKILGNQVIIGRSTTNPTEMTKAIAEGADYLGVGPVYNTPTKQGKAATGLEYVRYAVANSPIPWYAIGGIDQGNIQEVIAAGATRVAVVRAIMEAENPTLATQNLLSQINNSTV from the coding sequence ATGAATAGTATCTTACGTATCTTAGACGCTAATTTAAATCGAGCTAGAGAAGGACTGAGAATTATCGAGGAATGGTGTCGTTTCGGTCTAGATAACCCCGATTTAGCTCAAAAGTGTAAATTCATGCGGCAAGAACTCGCCTCTTGGCACGTTGTCGACCTAAAACTGTCTCGCAATACCCCAGGAGATGTGGGAACTACCCTATCTCACCCTCTTGAAGAACAAAGATCCGACATTCAAGGACTCTTACAAGCGAATATCTCAAGAGTACAAGAGGCTTTGAGAGTTCTAGAAGAATATGGGAAACTCTACGACCAGGCGATGGGTAAGTCCTTTAAACAAATGCGTTACCAGGTATATACTTTAGAGAGCGAGTTATTGGGTTATCAGCAGCATCAACGTCTACAAAAAGCTCAATTATATCTCGTAACCTCTCCTCAAGAAAATCTCTGCACCATCGTAGAACAAGCCCTAAAAGGGGGTTTATCCCTGGTACAGTATCGCAGTAAACAGGGGGATGACTTAGACAGATTAGCAGAAGTAAGCAAGCTACGTCAATTATGTTACCAACATAACGCTCTATTTATCATCAACGATCGCCTAGATTTAGCCCAAGCTGTACAAGCTGATGGAGTACATTTAGGACAAAAAGACCTACCCATCGCTGTAGCGAGAAAAATATTGGGAAATCAAGTGATTATCGGACGATCTACTACCAATCCTACGGAAATGACCAAAGCGATCGCAGAAGGCGCGGATTATCTCGGTGTGGGACCAGTATACAACACACCCACTAAACAAGGTAAAGCCGCCACTGGTTTAGAATACGTTCGTTATGCGGTAGCTAATTCCCCCATTCCCTGGTACGCGATCGGTGGTATCGATCAGGGCAATATCCAGGAAGTAATCGCTGCAGGTGCAACTAGAGTAGCAGTAGTACGTGCGATTATGGAAGCGGAAAATCCTACCCTAGCGACGCAGAATTTACTCTCTCAGATTAATAATTCTACTGTCTAG